Proteins encoded by one window of Corticium candelabrum unplaced genomic scaffold, ooCorCand1.1 SCAFFOLD_110, whole genome shotgun sequence:
- the LOC134198011 gene encoding uncharacterized protein LOC134198011 yields MSLQLGWLMFQRDGYTLMDVRNTLMKDVLDQPDCTKVTHVLEEWRRRKENEATVRALIDICYNHTIGCDRPCMESTLISLPQLHDSSSETCEQQTLVSRATSQCTDKEIVAVANHVSACWQQFVSFLSPTYFAMAKIKVIKDVNRDNLFCQCRAALEMWTNKFVDKANRRSVIQAMCDIGYRSLAVAVLVMTW; encoded by the exons ATGTCGCTGCAACTAGGGTGGCTGATGTTTCAACGTGATGGCTATACACTTATGGATGTTAGAAACACTCTTATGAAGGATGTTCTAGATCAACCAGATTGCACGAAAGTCACTCATGTGCTTGAAGAGTGGCGACGACGTAAAGAAAATGAGGCAACTGTTAGAGCATTGATAGACATCTGTTATAATCACACAATTGGCTGTGACAGGCCGTGTATGGAATCTACACTCATCTCACTTCCTCAACTTCATGATTCTTCCTCTG AAACATGTGAGCAACAGACGCTGGTGTCAAGAGCAACCAGCCAATGTACTGACAAAGAGATAGTGGCTGTAGCTAATCATGTTTCTGCTTGTTGGCAGCAATTCGTTTCATTTTTATCACCCACCTATTTTGCAATGGCCAAAATAAAGGTAATAAAAGATGTAAACAGAGATAACCTCTTTTGCCAGTGTCGAGCAGCATTAGAAATGTGGACCAACAAGTTTGTTGACAAAGCCAATCGGCGATCTGTGATTCAAGCAATGTGTGACATTGGCTACAGATCTCTGGCAGTAGCAGTTTTGGTCATGACTTGGTAG